In Hymenobacter gelipurpurascens, one DNA window encodes the following:
- the aspS gene encoding aspartate--tRNA ligase gives MLRSHTCGELRAEHIGQTVTLCGWVQRTRDAGGIFWIVLRDRYGLTQLALEEGVESAEVREQARQLGREFVICVTGKVAERYSKNDKMPTGDIEIRVEKLDVLNPAKLPPFLIEDDTDGGDDLRMKYRYLDLRRNPVRQNLMLRHRVAQATRRYLDGQAFIEVETPVLIKSTPEGARDFVVPSRMNPGEFYALPQSPQTFKQLLMVSGFDRYFQIVKCFRDEDLRADRQPEFTQIDCEMSFVEQEDILNTFEGLVQYLFREVKGLEIGTLPRMTYADAMRYYGNDKPDTRFEMKFVELTDVVKGHNFPVFDNAGLVVGINAFNSAMYTRKQLDELTEFVKRPQVGATGLVYARIEADGSVKSSVDKFYSQEALQEWKAAFKAQPGDLLLVLAGEPNKTRKALSELRLEMGQRMGLRDKDTFSALWVVDFPLLEYIEEEGRYFAMHHPFTSPKPEDVALLDNPETIGEVRANAYDMVINGVEVGGGSIRIHDRAVQARMFSLLGFSDEEAKAQFGFLLDAFEYGAPPHGGIAFGFDRLCSLFGGADSIRDFIAFPKNNSGRDVMIDSPSQISGAQLKELSIKTDVVAK, from the coding sequence ATGCTTCGTTCTCATACCTGCGGCGAACTGCGCGCCGAACATATTGGTCAAACCGTTACGCTGTGCGGCTGGGTGCAGCGCACCCGCGACGCGGGCGGCATCTTCTGGATTGTGCTGCGCGACCGGTATGGCCTCACGCAGTTGGCCCTGGAGGAAGGCGTTGAGTCAGCAGAAGTGCGCGAGCAGGCCCGCCAGCTCGGCCGCGAGTTTGTGATTTGCGTGACCGGTAAAGTGGCCGAGCGCTACTCCAAAAACGACAAAATGCCCACCGGCGACATCGAGATTCGGGTGGAGAAGCTGGACGTGCTGAACCCAGCCAAGCTGCCGCCCTTCCTGATTGAGGACGACACCGATGGCGGCGACGACCTGCGGATGAAGTACCGCTACCTCGATTTGCGCCGCAACCCCGTGCGCCAGAACCTGATGCTGCGCCACCGCGTGGCCCAGGCCACCCGACGCTACCTCGATGGCCAGGCCTTTATTGAGGTAGAAACGCCCGTGCTCATTAAGAGCACGCCCGAAGGTGCCCGCGACTTCGTGGTGCCTTCCCGCATGAACCCCGGCGAGTTCTACGCCCTGCCTCAGTCGCCCCAGACGTTCAAGCAGCTGCTGATGGTGTCGGGCTTCGACCGCTACTTCCAGATCGTGAAATGCTTCCGCGACGAAGATCTGCGCGCCGACCGCCAGCCGGAATTCACGCAGATTGACTGCGAAATGTCGTTTGTGGAGCAGGAAGACATCCTGAACACCTTCGAGGGCCTAGTACAGTACCTGTTCCGCGAGGTGAAAGGCCTGGAAATCGGGACGCTGCCCCGCATGACCTACGCCGATGCCATGCGCTACTACGGCAACGACAAGCCTGATACGCGCTTCGAGATGAAGTTTGTGGAGCTGACCGACGTGGTAAAAGGCCACAACTTCCCCGTGTTCGACAACGCTGGCCTAGTGGTGGGCATCAACGCCTTCAACTCGGCCATGTACACCCGGAAGCAGCTTGATGAGCTGACCGAGTTCGTGAAGCGCCCCCAAGTTGGCGCGACTGGCCTAGTGTACGCCCGCATCGAAGCCGATGGCTCCGTGAAGTCGTCGGTGGATAAGTTCTACTCGCAGGAAGCCCTGCAGGAGTGGAAAGCTGCTTTCAAGGCCCAGCCCGGCGACTTGCTGCTGGTGCTGGCCGGCGAGCCGAATAAAACCCGCAAGGCTCTCTCCGAGCTGCGACTGGAGATGGGTCAGCGTATGGGCCTGCGTGATAAGGATACTTTTTCGGCGCTGTGGGTGGTTGACTTCCCGCTGCTCGAGTACATCGAGGAGGAGGGCCGCTACTTCGCCATGCACCACCCCTTCACCTCGCCCAAGCCCGAGGACGTAGCCTTGCTCGATAACCCCGAAACCATTGGGGAGGTGCGCGCCAACGCCTACGATATGGTGATTAACGGTGTAGAAGTGGGCGGCGGCTCCATCCGTATCCACGACCGCGCAGTGCAGGCTCGTATGTTCTCGCTGCTGGGCTTCTCCGACGAGGAGGCCAAAGCGCAGTTTGGCTTCCTGCTCGACGCCTTCGAGTACGGCGCGCCTCCCCACGGCGGCATCGCCTTCGGCTTCGACCGCCTCTGCAGCCTCTTCGGCGGCGCCGACTCCATCCGCGACTTCATCGCCTTCCCCAAAAACAACTCCGGCCGCGACGTTATGATCGACTCGCCCTCGCAGATTTCCGGTGCTCAGTTGAAAGAGTTGAGCATCAAGACGGACGTGGTGGCGAAGTAA
- a CDS encoding ABC transporter ATP-binding protein, with the protein MELAIEHLSKTYPNGTRALHDVSLRIAPGMFGLLGPNGAGKSSLMRTISTLQEADSGSIRLGDLDVLRQPERVRQVLGYLPQEFGVYPKVTAAELLEHFAVLKGISNKSERRQVVDALLHQTNLWEARNKNLGGYSGGMKQRFGIAQALLGDPKLIIVDEPTAGLDPTERNRFHNLLAEIGENRIVILSTHIVSDVSDLCRQFAIINKGQVLYTGDPLVAIEEMRGQIWRRHVSKDELGQYQQQFSVISSRLFAGQTIIHVHSVAQPGNGFEAVEPTLEDVYFARIYAAEQVAAEAVKG; encoded by the coding sequence ATGGAACTGGCCATTGAACACCTCTCTAAGACATACCCCAACGGCACCCGCGCCCTTCACGATGTATCGTTGCGCATTGCGCCGGGTATGTTTGGTTTGCTGGGCCCAAACGGTGCCGGCAAATCGTCGTTAATGCGCACCATTTCCACGCTGCAGGAGGCCGACTCGGGCAGCATCCGCCTCGGGGACCTGGATGTGTTGCGCCAGCCGGAGCGGGTGCGGCAGGTGCTGGGCTATCTGCCCCAGGAGTTTGGCGTGTACCCCAAAGTGACGGCGGCAGAACTGCTGGAGCATTTCGCGGTGCTGAAGGGCATCAGCAACAAGAGTGAGCGGCGGCAGGTGGTAGATGCCTTGCTGCACCAAACCAACCTCTGGGAAGCGCGCAATAAGAACCTGGGCGGCTACTCCGGCGGCATGAAACAGCGCTTCGGCATTGCCCAGGCCCTGCTCGGCGACCCCAAGTTGATTATTGTGGATGAGCCTACCGCCGGCCTCGACCCCACCGAGCGCAACCGCTTTCACAACCTGCTGGCCGAAATTGGCGAGAACCGCATCGTGATTCTGAGCACGCACATCGTGTCCGACGTGTCGGATCTGTGCCGGCAATTCGCCATCATCAATAAGGGTCAGGTGCTCTATACTGGCGACCCGCTGGTGGCCATTGAGGAAATGCGCGGACAGATCTGGCGACGCCACGTCAGCAAAGACGAGCTAGGCCAGTACCAGCAGCAGTTCTCCGTGATTTCCTCACGGCTATTTGCGGGCCAGACCATCATTCACGTGCACAGTGTTGCGCAGCCCGGCAACGGGTTTGAGGCCGTAGAGCCCACACTGGAAGACGTGTACTTCGCCCGCATTTATGCCGCCGAGCAGGTAGCCGCAGAAGCGGTAAAAGGATAA